ACGGCGTGCAGGTGCACGTGTGGACGATCAACGACACCGCGGAGATGAAGCGCCTGCTCAGCCTCGGCGTTGACGGAATTATGAGCGACTTCCCCGCGCGCCTGCGAGCGGTGGTCGACGAGCGACCGCGTGCTTGAGCCGCTCGCGCCCGCGGCGCTGGTGGCTGAGGAGCTGCCGCGCATCGCCGCGTGCGCGCGCGGGCGGCCCGTGCTCGATCTCGCCTGCGGGCGCGGGCGCAACGCGTTCGCGCTGGCGGGCGCGGGCCTCCGCACGATCGGCCTCGATCGCGACGCCGCCACGCTCGGCGAGCTCTACGTGCGGGCGCGCGAGGCGGGCGCCCAGGTCTCGCGCGTGCGCGCCGACGTCGAGGCAGGCCACGCCCTGCCCTTCGCCTCCGCCTCGCTCGGCGCGCTGCTCGTATTCCGCTTCCTGTTTCGCCCCCTCGCGAGCGAGATCACGCGCGTGCTCGCTCCCGGAGGCGTGCTCGTC
The nucleotide sequence above comes from Deltaproteobacteria bacterium. Encoded proteins:
- a CDS encoding class I SAM-dependent methyltransferase, which encodes MLEPLAPAALVAEELPRIAACARGRPVLDLACGRGRNAFALAGAGLRTIGLDRDAATLGELYVRAREAGAQVSRVRADVEAGHALPFASASLGALLVFRFLFRPLASEITRVLAPGGVLVYETFTTAQRELGGGPRRAAFLLKPGELRTLFPQLRTLRAQEGVFAEPQPTALARLVALKP